A region from the Drosophila ananassae strain 14024-0371.13 chromosome 2L, ASM1763931v2, whole genome shotgun sequence genome encodes:
- the LOC6500022 gene encoding glycerophosphocholine phosphodiesterase GPCPD1 — protein MHRWFFANEREECEPKLEEIVEEAGDDDLNKRPVAPYVPTTEWPFCVSYHRKLAGNEYIAITGNCHNLGDWNPKEVYVMAKSECYDCMCMCHQYEAMVLIPRNIDIEYRYCVVAYDPELDEVYIRTWEAQLRPRVIRTCQNMLKQCDCFGHPNEDESDRVDRGWATTETIVHLRIFNAPFIWQGQQQRLLYVRVQPMFEVPEPDCVNDNVTKTSQVAPPRLSRYLADTDIISNDLKLRLAYVETVNLKETRPLNYQPKFGVRCGPADMQLFHCAIALPAETRYRIDLYTYANKAGLDEPAYHYGYGFLMPEQLEGSEGNARVKITCASTHRPLIEMNIKYLMIRPLENFSCDMSLCYERYWRKGRMSMNIGHRGSGNTYRIGQDIVRENTLFGFKQVAGANADMVEFDVQLTQDAQVVVFHDFVLRFLQQRTPTVDELLFNQDLIVFAYEKLNRLMLLSMGGSKRKDHIAVPLEAFTYEQLRGAKVLRFAGGKGCDLSCSQMLFEQRPFPLLLELFEQEDLLPTNLGFNIEIKWPQLDTSRRWEKGSFKPTFDRNFYVDTILEIVLKNAGKRRIIFSSFDADICTMIRYKQNLYPVALLTENHDSEVQYADERVRDLETAVQLANALEFFGLSLHATTVLKCPSTVAYLHQYHLHTMVWGKETTCLENRHRLKRMGVVGIIYDRLDQLDQAGEELEDIVCTIDSVTTRPMIQETELTEWRHKCGYKGSSTTETNPYA, from the coding sequence ATGCATCGCTGGTTTTTCGCCAACGAGCGGGAGGAGTGCGAGCCGAAGCTCGAGGAGATTGTCGAGGAGGCCGGGGACGATGATCTGAATAAGCGTCCTGTCGCGCCCTACGTACCCACCACCGAGTGGCCCTTCTGTGTGAGCTACCACCGGAAACTGGCCGGCAATGAGTACATTGCTATTACGGGGAACTGTCACAATTTGGGGGACTGGAATCCAAAGGAGGTGTATGTTATGGCCAAGTCCGAGTGCTACGACTGCATGTGCATGTGCCATCAGTATGAGGCTATGGTCTTGATTCCACGTAACATTGACATCGAATACCGCTACTGTGTGGTGGCCTATGACCCGGAGTTGGACGAAGTCTACATTCGGACGTGGGAGGCGCAGCTCCGTCCGCGTGTCATCCGGACCTGCCAGAACATGCTGAAGCAGTGCGACTGCTTTGGGCATCCTAACGAAGATGAGAGCGATCGGGTGGACCGCGGTTGGGCCACAACCGAGACTATTGTGCATCTGCGAATCTTCAACGCACCGTTTATATGGCAAGGACAACAACAGCGTCTGCTCTACGTCCGAGTCCAGCCCATGTTCGAGGTTCCTGAGCCGGATTGCGTTAACGACAATGTCACGAAGACTAGCCAAGTCGCACCTCCGCGACTTTCCCGCTATCTGGCCGATACCGATATTATATCCAACGACCTTAAACTAAGACTGGCATACGTCGAGACGGTTAACTTAAAGGAAACAAGGCCACTCAATTACCAGCCCAAGTTTGGGGTTCGTTGTGGACCGGCCGACATGCAGCTCTTTCACTGCGCCATTGCTCTTCCGGCGGAGACCAGGTACCGCATCGACTTGTACACTTATGCCAACAAGGCCGGACTGGACGAGCCGGCCTATCACTACGGATACGGGTTCCTGATGCCGGAGCAACTAGAGGGCTCGGAGGGCAATGCCCGGGTGAAGATCACGTGCGCCTCCACCCACCGCCCTCTGATCGagatgaatataaaatatctgATGATTCGGCCGCTGGAGAACTTCAGCTGTGATATGAGCCTCTGCTATGAGCGTTACTGGCGCAAGGGACGCATGTCCATGAACATTGGTCACAGGGGCTCGGGGAACACCTACCGCATAGGTCAGGATATTGTGAGGGAGAACACGCTGTTTGGGTTCAAGCAAGTGGCCGGGGCCAATGCCGACATGGTGGAGTTCGACGTTCAGCTCACTCAAGATGCCCAGGTGGTGGTGTTCCATGACTTTGTGCTGCGCTTCCTGCAGCAGCGTACTCCCACCGTCGATGAACTGCTGTTCAATCAGGATCTAATAgtattcgcatatgaaaagCTCAACAGGCTTATGCTACTGTCCATGGGTGGCTCAAAACGCAAGGACCACATTGCTGTACCTTTGGAGGCTTTTACCTACGAACAGTTGCGGGGAGCTAAGGTCCTGCGCTTCGCTGGCGGAAAAGGCTGTGATCTGTCCTGCTCCCAGATGTTGTTTGAGCAGCGACCTTTTCCCTTGCTGCTGGAACTCTTTGAGCAGGAGGACCTACTGCCCACTAATTTGGGCTTTAATATCGAGATCAAGTGGCCGCAGCTGGACACCTCAAGGCGCTGGGAAAAGGGCAGCTTTAAGCCCACCTTCGACAGGAACTTTTACGTGGACACCATTCTGGAGATTGTACTGAAAAATGCAGGGAAGCGGCGCATTATCTTTTCCTCATTCGATGCAGATATTTGTACCATGATTCGCTACAAACAGAACCTTTATCCTGTGGCCCTTCTCACCGAAAACCATGACTCGGAGGTGCAGTATGCGGACGAAAGAGTCCGGGACCTGGAGACGGCCGTGCAGCTCGCCAACGCCCTGGAGTTCTTTGGGCTGAGCCTGCATGCCACCACAGTACTGAAGTGTCCATCCACAGTGGCGTATCTTCATCAATACCACTTACATACCATGGTGTGGGGCAAAGAAACCACGTGTCTGGAGAATCGTCATAGGCTAAAGCGGATGGGAGTGGTGGGAATCATTTACGATCGATTGGATCAGTTGGACCAGGCCGGCGAAGAGCTGGAGGACATTGTCTGCACCATCGACTCGGTGACAACGCGGCCGATGATCCAGGAGACAGAGTTGACCGAGTGGCGGCATAAGTGCGGCTACAAGGGCAGCTCCACGACTGAAACGAACCCATACGCATAG
- the LOC6500516 gene encoding probable cytochrome P450 313a3 isoform X2, with the protein MESIFGRGMLTLEDTAWAERRKCMNVSFGQNVLLSFIPIFNSETKTLVTEMETIVDQDGTDILPYLFRWAFLVAHKTTLDTDVKDETNFKNNSLIESWNLLPFYMILKMLVPILHNKIISKIFGLEKKTTKLFSRVDALMDKIIASKLNSQSESSTDLSSNIVINRVMELYRNGKITLDEAKGESWNMVLAAFETTALTVNHALILLAMFPQYQELVFRELQEVFPSGEDFEVEYSDLQKLVYLDCVLNETLRLIPTTPVSPRETKEDVRLSNGVLVPKGVILAIDIFNIHRNKDIWGHDADTFDPNRFLPENSRQRHPFAFIPFAKGKRNCIGWRYAQITLKIALAKIIRNYSFSTSFRYEDLTFVDNIVMKLDKTPLLNFKRRTT; encoded by the exons ATGGAAAGTATCTTTGGACGGGGAATGTTGACTCTTGAAG acACTGCCTGGGCTGAACGTCGAAAATGTATGAATGTCAGTTTTGGTCAAAATGTTTTGCTCAGTTTTATTCCCATTTTTAATTCCGAGACGAAAACCTTGGTAACTGAAATGGAAACTATAGTGGATCAAGATGGAACTGACATCTTGCCGTACTTATTCAGATGGGCATTCCTTGTAGCTCATA AAACAACACTGGATACTGATGTTAAGGatgaaacaaattttaaaaataattcccTTATTGAGTCTTGGAATTT GCTCCCGTTTTACATGATTCTTAAAATGCTCGTGCCCATTTTGcacaacaaaataatttctaaaatttttggattggaaaagaaaacaacaaagcTGTTTTCAAGAGTTGATGCTCTTATGGATAAA ATTATTGCCTCCAAATTAAATTCCCAATCTGAAAGCAGTACGGATTTGTCGTCGAACATTGTTATTAATAGAGTCATGGAACTTTaccgaaatggaaaaataacTTTAGATGAAGCTAAGGGAGAATCCTGGAACATGGTGTTAGCAGCGTTTGAGACCACAGCTCTAACGGTCAATCATGCACTCATTCTCCTGGCCATGTTTCCCCAGTACCAAGAACTTGTCTTTAGGGAGCTCCAAGAAGTCTTTCCTTCTGGTGAAGACTTTGAAGTGGAATATTCGGATCTCCAAAAATTAGTATATCTAGATTGCGTTCTAAACGAAACTTTGCGTCTAATTCCCACCACCCCAGTAAGTCCCAGAGAAACAAAGGAGGACGTTCGCCTTTCGAATGGAGTTTTAGTTCCCAAAGGAGTCATTTTGGCTATAGATATATTTAACATACACCGCAATAAAGACATTTGGGGCCATGATGCCGACACATTCGATCCTAATCGTTTTTTGCCCGAAAATTCTCGCCAACGGCATCCTTTCGCCTTCATACCCTTTGCAAAAGGAAAGAGAAATTGCATAG GTTGGAGATACGCCCAAATAACTTTAAAGATCGCCTTGGCCAAGATTATCAGAAATTACAGTTTTAGCACCAGTTTTCGGTATGAGGACTTAACTTTTGTTGATAATATAGTAATGAAACTTGACAAAACTCCACTACTTAACTTCAAACGAAGGACAACTTAG
- the LOC26513640 gene encoding probable cytochrome P450 313a4, translating into MFPQYQDIVFEELKKVFPDVEHFEVEYADLQKLEYLDRVLNETLRIIPPVPTVSRDLIEVIRLSNNVLVPKGVSFVVDIFHIHRNKEYWGPNAETFNPDNFLADNVRGRHPYAFLPFSKGRRNCIGWKYALLLSKIALAKILRNYRISTDFRYEDLVFIDGVITKLRKSPLLRFQRRTSK; encoded by the exons ATGTTTCCGCAGTACCAGGACATTGTCTTTGAAGAGCTAAAAAAAGTCTTTCCAGATGTTGAACACTTCGAAGTGGAGTATGCGGACCTCCAGAAATTGGAATATCTTGATCGCGTCTTAAATGAAACGTTGCGCATAATCCCACCCGTACCCACCGTTTCAAGAGACTTAATAGAAGTCATTCGCCTCTCAAACAATGTCCTGGTGCCCAAAGGTGTATCCTTTGTGGTCGACATATTTCACATTCATCGCAACAAGGAATATTGGGGACCAAACGCCGAAACATTCAATCCCGATAATTTTTTGGCCGACAATGTGCGTGGACGGCATCCATATGCCTTTTTACCCTTTTCAAAAGGGAGGAGAAATTGTATAG gCTGGAAATATGCCTTGCTTTTGTCAAAGATCGCCTTGGCCAAGATTCTAAGAAATTACAGAATAAGCACGGATTTTCGGTATGAAGATCTTGTTTTTATTGATGGTGTAATAACGAAGCTGCGAAAATCACCACTTTTACGATTTCAAAGGAGGACTTCtaagtaa
- the LOC6500516 gene encoding probable cytochrome P450 313a3 isoform X1 has translation MIVEKVSRNDGQKSQDKRPAVQMSRLAGILLWLHFLWSRRRFYKLMLEIPGPKGVPFLGTVPEYVINKLQIIQRTKHMDIYGSTILIWMGINPVLLTRDPKIAEDILISSQCLNRASNITKPISDTFESGLLTLREPEWQQRRRNLNSSFKPNLLLNFVPIFNSEATILVNIMDNFVGQKDVLPHLLRWSFRTGCQTILGTEVKEDLDNTLIESWQSVLRSIMLCIALPFPRNKIFSSIFGFERRRAKHLDRLNAFMDDILQQKLRKISQNELDSPIVINRLVDLFRSGQIGYNHIKGECNSTIIASLETTALTVTHTLILLAMFPEYQDITFEELKMVFPTSGEFDVTTDDLKKLVYMDQILNETLRLIPPVPVVMREAKNDFRLSNGVLVPRGVAMTVDIFNTHRNKDVWGPSADTFNPDHFLSENIRDRHPYAFIPFSKGRRNCIGGRYALMSAKIALAKILRNYKLRTSFRYEDLVFIDNIGIKLDKLPLLDFHPRT, from the exons TCGCTGGAATATTGCTATGGCTTCACTTCTTGTGGAGCCGGCGAAGGTTCTACAAACTGATGCTTGAAATACCAGGACCCAAGGGAGTTCCTTTCCTCGGCACAGTACCCGAATATGTTATCAATAAAC TCCAAATTATACAAAGAACGAAGCATATGGACATATACGGATCTACTATTTTAATTTGGATGGGTATAAATCCAGTTTTGTTAACTCGGGATCCAAAAATTGCTGAGGATATTCTTATATCTTCACAGTGCCTTAATAGAGCCTCCAACATAACAAAGCCAATTTCTGATACTTTTGAGTCGGGACTGCTAACACTTAGAG AACCGGAATGGCAGCAGCGTCGAAGAAATTTGAACTCCTCCTTTAAACCTAATTTACTTCTAAACTTTGTGCCCATTTTTAATTCGGAGGCGACAATATTGGTCAACATAATGGATAATTTTGTGGGTCAAAAGGATGTCCTGCCTCACTTACTAAGATGGTCATTCAGAACTGGTTGTC AAACCATATTGGGGACTGAAGTCAAGGAAGATTTAGACAACACTCTCATAGAATCTTGGCAATC ggTTTTGAGATCTATCATGCTATGTATAGCTCTGCCTTTCCctcgaaacaaaattttttcaagCATATTCGGATTTGAAAGACGCAGAGCAAAGCACTTGGATAGGCTCAACGCATTTATGGACGAC ATTCTTCAACAAAAGCTTCGCAAAATCTCGCAAAATGAGTTAGATTCCCCAATTGTAATAAACCGGCTGGTTGACCTTTTTCGAAGTGGCCAAATAGGTTACAACCACATAAAGGGAGAATGTAATAGTACGATAATTGCTTCATTAGAAACCACAGCTCTTACGGTCACACATACTCTTATTCTCCTGGCCATGTTCCCTGAGTACCAGGACATTACTTTCGAGGAGCTCAAGATGGTCTTTCCGACTTCTGGAGAGTTCGATGTGACCACCGATGACCTTAAAAAATTAGTGTATATGGATCAGATTTTAAATGAAACTCTCCGTCTAATACCCCCCGTTCCGGTCGTAATGCGAGAGGCAAAGAATGATTTTCGGCTCTCGAATGGAGTCCTTGTTCCAAGAGGAGTAGCAATGACTGTAGATATCTTCAACACTCATCGCAACAAAGATGTATGGGGCCCCTCTGCCGACACCTTTAATCCAGATCACTTTCTTTCCGAAAACATTCGTGATCGTCACCCTTATGCGTTCATACCATTTTCGAAAGGAAGAAGAAATTGCATAG GTGGCAGATATGCCCTAATGTCTGCAAAGATTGCCTTGGCTAAGATTCTCAGGAATTACAAGTTAAGAACAAGTTTTCGGTATGAAGATCTCGTTTTCATCGACAACATAGGAATAAAGCTGGATAAATTACCATTACTAGATTTTCATCCAAGGACCTAG